One genomic region from Streptomyces sp. NBC_01431 encodes:
- a CDS encoding immune inhibitor A domain-containing protein: protein MTSSRRAARAAAVLVALATVGATGSAFATAQADSKAPKAVVRQDPSTANGQEHNLKGPFSDQQAQQRQAALEQVISGKKKVEKKNGSDVVKLDDNKYVELGRQKTDKIFTILVEFGDQVDNTTMYDPDGPDGPKPPQPKYGGTPGPAHNQIAKPDRAKDNSTAWQADYNQKHYQDLYFGSGQGVNSLKTYYEKTSSGRYSVDGQVTDWVKIPYNEARYGSNYCGQTNCSNVWDTVRDGVNAWVADQKAKGQTDAEIKATLSQYDQWDRNDYNNNGNFNEPDGYIDHFQIVHAGEDESAGGGAQGTNALWAHRWYAYGTDAGKTGPANNKAGGTQIGDTGMWVGDYTMQPENGGLGVFAHEYGHDLGLPDLYDTTNTAENSVGFWSLMSAGSWLGTGKDSIGDLPGDMTAWDKLQLGWLNAETVKAGSDKTVKLGVSEYNTNDKQALVVELPKKEVTTTVTKPVEGSKQWWSGMGDNLNNTLTRPLDLTGKSKASLDLSGWWDIEKDYDFLYTEVSTDSGATWNAIDGTADGKAITRDSSNKPALTDASGAYKKLSFPLDQYAGQKIQLRFRYQTDGGAGGKGFTADAITVTADGAAIVTDGAEGDDNGWTAKNFSRIGESFSNDYPQYYIAENRQYVSYDQTLKVGPYNFGFSATRPSWVEHYPYQKGLLIWLWDTSQKDNNVSAHLGQGLILPVDAHSKPLKWADGTLLRNKVQPFDAPFSWYPTDSFTLHKADVPTKINSQMGVPIFDDHFGTYWSAENPTGSVKVPDTKTRISIVNQPLDGSTMTVKVGRSIK, encoded by the coding sequence GTGACCAGCAGCAGGAGGGCGGCCAGAGCCGCTGCCGTGCTCGTGGCGCTCGCCACGGTCGGCGCCACGGGCTCGGCGTTCGCCACCGCCCAGGCGGACTCGAAGGCTCCGAAGGCCGTCGTACGCCAGGACCCGTCCACGGCCAACGGCCAGGAGCACAACCTCAAGGGCCCGTTCAGCGACCAGCAGGCCCAGCAGCGCCAGGCGGCGCTGGAGCAGGTCATCTCCGGCAAGAAGAAGGTCGAGAAGAAGAACGGCTCCGACGTCGTCAAGCTCGACGACAACAAGTACGTCGAGCTCGGCCGGCAGAAGACCGACAAGATATTCACGATCCTGGTCGAGTTCGGCGACCAGGTCGACAACACCACCATGTACGACCCGGACGGCCCCGACGGGCCCAAGCCGCCGCAGCCCAAGTACGGGGGCACCCCCGGCCCGGCGCACAACCAGATAGCCAAGCCCGACCGGGCGAAGGACAACTCGACCGCCTGGCAGGCGGACTACAACCAGAAGCACTACCAGGACCTGTACTTCGGTTCCGGCCAGGGCGTCAACTCGCTGAAGACGTACTACGAGAAGACCTCGTCGGGTCGCTACTCGGTCGACGGCCAGGTCACCGACTGGGTCAAGATCCCGTACAACGAGGCCCGGTACGGCTCCAACTACTGCGGTCAGACCAACTGCTCCAACGTGTGGGACACCGTCCGTGACGGCGTCAACGCCTGGGTCGCCGACCAGAAGGCCAAGGGCCAGACCGACGCGGAGATCAAGGCGACCCTGAGTCAGTACGACCAGTGGGACCGCAACGACTACAACAACAACGGCAACTTCAACGAGCCGGACGGCTACATCGATCACTTCCAGATCGTGCACGCCGGCGAGGACGAGTCGGCCGGCGGCGGCGCGCAGGGCACCAACGCCCTGTGGGCGCACCGCTGGTACGCGTACGGCACGGACGCCGGCAAGACCGGCCCGGCGAACAACAAGGCCGGCGGTACGCAGATCGGTGACACCGGGATGTGGGTCGGCGACTACACGATGCAGCCGGAGAACGGCGGCCTCGGCGTCTTCGCCCACGAGTACGGCCACGACCTCGGTCTGCCGGACCTCTACGACACCACCAACACCGCCGAGAACTCGGTCGGTTTCTGGTCCCTGATGTCGGCGGGTTCCTGGCTCGGCACCGGCAAGGACTCCATCGGTGACCTTCCCGGCGACATGACCGCCTGGGACAAGCTCCAGCTCGGCTGGCTCAACGCCGAGACGGTGAAGGCCGGTTCGGACAAGACGGTCAAGCTGGGTGTCTCCGAGTACAACACCAACGACAAACAGGCGTTGGTGGTCGAGTTGCCCAAGAAGGAAGTCACCACCACCGTCACGAAGCCCGTCGAGGGCTCCAAGCAGTGGTGGAGCGGGATGGGTGACAACCTCAACAACACCCTGACCCGCCCGCTCGACCTGACCGGCAAGTCCAAGGCGTCCCTGGACCTCTCGGGCTGGTGGGACATCGAGAAGGACTACGACTTCCTGTACACCGAGGTCTCCACGGACAGCGGCGCCACCTGGAACGCGATCGACGGCACCGCCGACGGCAAGGCCATCACCCGCGACTCCAGCAACAAGCCAGCCCTGACCGACGCCTCCGGCGCGTACAAGAAGCTGTCCTTCCCGCTCGACCAGTACGCGGGCCAGAAGATCCAGCTCCGCTTCCGCTACCAGACGGACGGCGGCGCGGGCGGCAAGGGCTTCACCGCCGACGCGATCACCGTGACCGCGGACGGCGCGGCGATCGTCACCGACGGTGCCGAGGGCGACGACAACGGCTGGACGGCGAAGAACTTCTCCCGCATCGGCGAGTCCTTCAGCAACGACTACCCGCAGTACTACATCGCCGAGAACCGCCAGTACGTCTCGTACGACCAGACCCTCAAGGTCGGCCCGTACAACTTCGGCTTCTCGGCGACCCGTCCCAGCTGGGTCGAGCACTACCCGTACCAGAAGGGCCTGCTCATCTGGCTCTGGGACACCTCCCAGAAGGACAACAACGTCTCGGCCCACCTGGGCCAGGGCCTGATCCTGCCGGTGGACGCGCACTCCAAGCCGCTCAAGTGGGCCGACGGCACGCTCCTTCGCAACAAGGTCCAGCCCTTCGACGCGCCGTTCAGCTGGTACCCGACGGACTCTTTCACGCTGCACAAGGCCGACGTCCCGACGAAGATCAACTCCCAGATGGGTGTCCCGATCTTCGACGACCACTTCGGTACGTACTGGTCCGCGGAGAACCCGACCGGAAGCGTCAAGGTTCCTGACACCAAGACCCGGATCTCGATCGTCAACCAGCCGCTGGACGGCTCGACGATGACCGTGAAGGTCGGCCGCTCCATCAAGTAA
- a CDS encoding isochorismatase family protein has product MHRALIVVDVQNDFCEGGSLAVAGGADVAAAITDLVGQAAGSAYRHVVATRDHHIDPGTHFSDTPDFEHSWPVHCVAGTEGVGFHPNFAPAVACGAIDAVFDKGAYAAAYSGFEGLDENGVSLADWLRARQVAEVDVVGIATDHCVRATALDAVRAGFVTHVLLDLTAGVSEATTSRALDEMRAAGVELSGKPVL; this is encoded by the coding sequence ATGCACCGCGCCTTGATCGTCGTGGACGTCCAGAACGATTTCTGTGAGGGCGGCTCACTCGCGGTCGCGGGCGGCGCGGACGTCGCCGCCGCGATCACGGACCTGGTGGGCCAGGCGGCCGGGTCCGCCTACCGTCACGTGGTGGCCACGCGTGACCACCACATAGACCCGGGCACCCACTTCTCGGACACCCCCGACTTCGAGCACTCCTGGCCGGTGCACTGCGTCGCCGGTACCGAGGGCGTGGGCTTCCACCCCAACTTCGCGCCGGCGGTCGCCTGCGGGGCGATCGACGCGGTCTTCGACAAGGGGGCGTACGCCGCGGCGTACAGCGGCTTCGAGGGTCTTGACGAGAACGGGGTCTCGCTGGCCGACTGGCTGCGGGCCCGTCAGGTCGCCGAGGTCGACGTGGTGGGGATCGCCACGGACCACTGCGTGCGGGCCACCGCGCTGGACGCGGTGCGCGCGGGGTTCGTGACGCATGTGCTGCTCGACCTCACGGCCGGGGTGTCCGAGGCCACCACCTCGCGGGCGCTCGATGAGATGCGGGCCGCCGGGGTGGAACTGTCGGGCAAACCCGTCCTGTAG